ACGCGCGCTCTTTTGGCTCGATCGTCAGCGCGAGCATCGCGTGCGCATGGGCACGTTCGGGTTCTTCGATCGTCCGTACCGCACGATCGATCCGTCCTTCGAGGCGACGATCGTCAACGCGCTCGCCGATTTGGCCGAGCGGCAGCAGATCTATAAAGGACTGCGCTCGACCCTCTGGTGCGTCCACGACGAGACCGCGCTCGCCGAAGCCGAGATCGAATACGAGACGCGGCGCTCGCCGTCGGTCTTCGTCCGGTTTAGCGCCACGCCGGAGCAGCGCTTAAGAATCCTTCGCGCGTTCGGCGCGCCCGAGAGCGGGGAGAAACTCTCGTTTCTCATCTGGACGACGACGCCGTGGACGCTACCGGCAAACGTCGCGATCGCGCTGCGCGGCGACGCCGTCTACGGCCTCTACCGCGTCGGCGGCGAAGCCGTCATCGTCGCCGAGGCGCTCGCCGAGCGCGCGTTCGGCGAGCGCTTCGCGCAGGCGACGCAGATCGGCCGCGCGCGGGGAGAGCGGCTCGACAATCTGGCGGTCCGCCACCCGTTCGCGGATCGCGATTCGGTCGTCGTGCTCGCCGATTACGTCGATCTCGAGACGGGAACCGGAGCGGTGCATACGGCGCCCGGGCACGGCGCCGACGACTTCGACACCGGCATGAAGTACGGGTTCCCGATTCTCAACCCGGTGGATGCCGCCGGCCGCTTCACCGCCGAAGCCGGCCCGTACGCCGGCCTGCAGATATTCGCGGCGAACGAAAAGATCGTCGAGGACTTGGCGGCGAGCGGCGCGCTGTGGAGCGTCGCGGAGTACGAACACTCCTATCCGCACTGCTGGCGCTGCCACAATCCCGTGATCTTCCGCGCGACGGCCCAGTGGTTTCTCGCGATGGACCAAAATCTGTTGCGACAGCGCGCGATCGACGCGACCGACGCCGTCGATTACGTTCCGGAGTGGGGACGCGCGCGCCAGCGCCAGATGATCGAGACGCATCCGGAGTGGTGTCTCTCCCGTCAGCGCACGTGGGGAACCCCGATTCCATCGTTGGTCTGCATCGCGTGCAACGAAGCGATCCTCGATCCGCGAGTCGCGCGTCTGGCGGCAAAGCGCTTCGGCGAGGCCGGCGCCGACGCGTGGTGGAGCGATCCGGTCGAGACGTATCTACCCCCCGGCTTCGTCTGCCCCAAATGCGGCGGCACGCGCTTCGAAAAAGAGAAGAACATCGTGGATATCTGGTTCGAATCGGGCGTGACGCACCTGGCGGTGCTCGGTCGCGACGACCTGCCGTGGCCCGCCGATATGGTGCTCGAAGGCGGCGATCAGTTTCGCGGCTGGTTTCGCAGTTCGTTGATCACCGCGGCTGCAATCAAAGGCCGCGCTCCCTACAAGCGCGTGATGAAGAACGGCTGGGTGAACGACGAGCAGGGCCTGCCGATGTCGAAGTCGCGCGGCACCGGGATGGACGCGATCGATGCGATCGAGCGCTGGGGCGCCGACGTGCTCCGCCTGTGGGCCGCTTCGGTCGAGCCGATCGACGACGTGCGCTTCGGCCCCAACGTCGTCGAGCAGGTCGGGCGCGTCTATCGGAACCTGCGCAACCGCATGCGCTTCATGCTCTCGAACCTCTACGATCTCGAGATGAAGGCGGTCGTCGCGCGCGAGGCGATGGAGCCGATCGATAGGCTCGCGTGCGGCGTCGCGGATGCGTTCGTCGCGAGCGTGAAAGAGGCGTACGACGCCTGCCAGATTCACGCCGTCTATCTGCGCGTCGTCGAGTTCGAGAGCGCGATTTCGAGCCTCTACTTCGACGCGCTCAAGGATCCGCTCTACTCGCGAGCCGCCGGCGACCCGCGCCGGCGCAGCGCGCAGTCGGCGCTGCTCTACGTGCTCGGGCGCTTTCTCACCGCGATCGCGCCGGTGCTCTCGTTCACCGCGGAAGAGGCCTGGCAAGCGATCCCGGCGCCGCTGCGCAACGGCGCCGACTCCGTCTTCGACACGTCGTTCGACACGGCGCGCCATCGCAGCGGCGCCTTCGACGCGGACTTGCGCCTCTGGCAGCTGCTGCGCTCGCTGCGCGCCCGCGTCGCGGCGGTCGCGAGCCCTCGTGACTTCGAGGCCGAGCTTCGTCTCGCCGTTACGCCGGCTACCTACAAGCGTTTGCACGCGCTCGGCGATAATCTGCGCGAGGCGCTCGTCGTCTCGCACCTGCGCCTGCATCAGAGCGAGCGCGGCGAGGGTGAGGACGGCATCGTCGAATTCGAACTCTCGCCGGCGGCCGGAGCGAAGTGCGCGCGCTGCTGGAAGTATCGCGAGCTCGGTACCGATTCGGAGCATCCGGCGATCTGCGCCGATTGCGCGGCGGTCGTCCGCGGATTAGTCTGAGCTAAACTCGCTCCACCGGCCGGCCTCGATCGCCGCGCGCGCCTCGCGCATCAATTCGTTGACGACGTAGACGTTGTGGTAGGAGAGCAGCCGCGGCCCGAGCATCTCTTTCGCGCGGAAGAGATGGGCGAGATAGGCGCGAGTGAACTGCGTGCAGGTCGAGCAGCCGCAGCGCGGGTCGAGCGGCGACGCATCCCGCGCGAACGCGG
This Candidatus Binatia bacterium DNA region includes the following protein-coding sequences:
- a CDS encoding class I tRNA ligase family protein, which codes for RALFWLDRQREHRVRMGTFGFFDRPYRTIDPSFEATIVNALADLAERQQIYKGLRSTLWCVHDETALAEAEIEYETRRSPSVFVRFSATPEQRLRILRAFGAPESGEKLSFLIWTTTPWTLPANVAIALRGDAVYGLYRVGGEAVIVAEALAERAFGERFAQATQIGRARGERLDNLAVRHPFADRDSVVVLADYVDLETGTGAVHTAPGHGADDFDTGMKYGFPILNPVDAAGRFTAEAGPYAGLQIFAANEKIVEDLAASGALWSVAEYEHSYPHCWRCHNPVIFRATAQWFLAMDQNLLRQRAIDATDAVDYVPEWGRARQRQMIETHPEWCLSRQRTWGTPIPSLVCIACNEAILDPRVARLAAKRFGEAGADAWWSDPVETYLPPGFVCPKCGGTRFEKEKNIVDIWFESGVTHLAVLGRDDLPWPADMVLEGGDQFRGWFRSSLITAAAIKGRAPYKRVMKNGWVNDEQGLPMSKSRGTGMDAIDAIERWGADVLRLWAASVEPIDDVRFGPNVVEQVGRVYRNLRNRMRFMLSNLYDLEMKAVVAREAMEPIDRLACGVADAFVASVKEAYDACQIHAVYLRVVEFESAISSLYFDALKDPLYSRAAGDPRRRSAQSALLYVLGRFLTAIAPVLSFTAEEAWQAIPAPLRNGADSVFDTSFDTARHRSGAFDADLRLWQLLRSLRARVAAVASPRDFEAELRLAVTPATYKRLHALGDNLREALVVSHLRLHQSERGEGEDGIVEFELSPAAGAKCARCWKYRELGTDSEHPAICADCAAVVRGLV